In a single window of the Drosophila miranda strain MSH22 chromosome XL, D.miranda_PacBio2.1, whole genome shotgun sequence genome:
- the LOC117187047 gene encoding intrastrand cross-link recognition protein-like has protein sequence MSENSFNSKYLDDDDEDDAIAASEAAEKPLPHVEEDAPMSAEALAEALAVSETASDFIHEVERSLYGDNSKEYGSAQYFKAAENYSLFGANYMGLEEDKNKKPPPGFDQSSSQIAAGSAGVSGQSYSGGPSSSGMGGMAMSQQPQHKAANQPGPAALLPQQQQHPRHPSPATVPRVIAEAAALAGAGAGIDIGLHAHGHLPSATEMTIGHIYQELMGMNFNQANIQQQQQQHHNQQQQQHHQQQQHHHHQQQQQAALKQQQQAALKQQAALLSYGQKAVTATGIVPDPRDVCSQSGVSCVSCPFASPGPLLGQLEYGQDITLHTHRLDD, from the exons ATGTCGGAGAATAGCTTCAACTCAAAGTATttggacgatgacgatgaggacGATGCGATTGCTGCCTCTGAGG CCGCCGAGAAGCCCCTGCCCCACGTGGAGGAGGATGCTCCGATGAGTGCCGAGGCCCTGGCGGAGGCTCTAGCGGTGAGCGAGACCGCCTCGGACTTTATACACGAAGTGGAGCGCTCTCTCTACGGCGACAACAGCAAGGAGTACGGCTCCGCCCAGTACTTCAAGGCGGCCGAGAATTATTCGCTGTTTGGCGCCAACTACATGGGCTTGGAGGAGGACAAGAACAAAAAACCGCCGCCGGGCTTCGACCAAAGCTCCAGTCAGATTGCGGCTGGATCGGCCGGAGTATCCGGCCAAAGCTACTCGGGG GGACCCTCTTCATCCGGAATGGGCGGCATGGCAATGtcccagcagccgcagcacaaGGCCGCGAATCAGCCAGGACCTGCAGCGCTGcttccacagcagcagcagcatccgcgTCATCCTTCGCCAGCGACAGTGCCCAGGGTCATAGCCGAGGCAGCAGCtctggctggagctggggctggcaTCGACATTGGCCTGCACGCCCATGGACATCTGCCCAGTGCCACGGAAATGACCATCGGACACATTTACCAGGAGCTCATGGGCATGAATTTCAATCAGGCCaatatacagcagcagcagcagcaacaccacaaccagcagcagcagcagcaccaccagcagcagcagcaccaccaccaccagcagcagcagcaggcggctctgaagcagcagcagcaggcggctctgaagcagcaggcggctctcctCTCCTACGGCCAAAAGGCCGTAACAGCAACTGGCATAGTCCCTGACCCACGCGACGTATGTTCTCAAAGCGGTGTTTCTTGCGTATCGTGCCCGTTTGCGTCGCCAGGTCCACTTCTGGGACAACTAGAGTACGGCCAGGACATTACACTCCACACCCACAGATTAGATGactag